In the genome of Rhodamnia argentea isolate NSW1041297 chromosome 3, ASM2092103v1, whole genome shotgun sequence, one region contains:
- the LOC115755001 gene encoding uncharacterized protein LOC115755001: protein MRLKTMSSAKSTGGEDKSAATTTTTVGDVSVSRSTANAASLSLSSSPCAASTSPVSSARSSCCCLARLVVKLKKWNRMLLRHHSKNRHSSFQCLYDPLSYSLNFDGSGKGSMLDQEDEDYYRFYAFSSRFVMAGSRSITA, encoded by the coding sequence ATGAGGTTGAAGACAATGTCATCGGCCAAAAGCACCGGAGGTGAAGATAAGAGCGCCGCCACCACGACAACCACCGTGGGCGACGTTTCAGTTTCTAGGAGTACTGCCAATGCTGCGTCTTTATCACTGTCATCCTCACCTTGTGCTGCTAGTACTAGCCCTGTATCGTCGGCGCGGTCGAGCTGTTGTTGCCTCGCCAGGCTTGTGGTGAAGCTGAAGAAGTGGAACAGGATGTTGCTGCGTCACCACAGTAAGAACAGGCACAGCTCGTTCCAGTGCTTGTATGATCCGCTGAGCTATTCTCTCAACTTTGATGGGAGTGGCAAGGGGAGCATGTTGGATCAGGAGGACGAGGACTATTATCGGTTCTACGCTTTTTCATCGAGGTTCGTAATGGCCGGCTCGAGAAGCATCACTGCGTGA
- the LOC115754974 gene encoding 50S ribosomal protein L7/L12, translated as MSLILRVRHLLSNGFRAFHNSAPGVMATSRSNWVSRNLSQPARKEDDDEEEEVEIDPRRLPADYDPATFDPTEHRSPPTDRVFRLVDEVSGLTLVEVAELSSILMKKLRMMEQPGIAVMKGGAAAGLAGMAAKTTAAAKEEKKPEKTVFELKLESYEASAKIKIIKEVRSFTDLGLKEAKDLVEKTPAVLKAGVSKEDGEKIIEKLKALGAKAVLE; from the coding sequence ATGAGCCTAATCTTGAGAGTAAGACACCTTTTATCAAATGGGTTCCGTGCGTTTCACAATTCGGCTCCTGGGGTCATGGCGACTTCACGATCGAATTGGGTGTCCCGGAATCTCTCTCAACCAGCGAGGAAAGAGGATgacgatgaagaagaggaagtgGAGATAGACCCGAGGAGGCTTCCGGCCGACTATGATCCAGCCACATTCGATCCCACGGAGCATCGGAGCCCTCCGACGGATAGGGTCTTTAGGCTCGTGGATGAAGTGTCTGGGCTCACATTGGTCGAGGTGGCGGAGCTTTCATCGATTCTGATGAAAAAATTGAGGATGATGGAGCAGCCGGGGATTGCGGTCATGAAAGGAGGAGCTGCCGCCGGGCTGGCCGGGATGGCTGCGAAGACGACAGCAGCGGccaaggaggagaagaagccgGAGAAGACCGTATTCGAGCTGAAACTGGAATCCTACGAGGCATCCGCGAAGATCAAGATCATCAAGGAGGTGAGGAGCTTCACGGATTTGGGTCTGAAGGAAGCCAAGGATTTAGTGGAGAAGACGCCGGCGGTGTTGAAAGCAGGTGTTTCGAAAGAAGACGGCGAAAAGATAATCGAGAAGCTGAAAGCTTTAGGAGCCAAGGCTGTTTTGGAATGA